The following coding sequences lie in one Takifugu flavidus isolate HTHZ2018 chromosome 4, ASM371156v2, whole genome shotgun sequence genomic window:
- the pnp4a gene encoding purine nucleoside phosphorylase 4a, which translates to MHSKEQISHEEYQKAADWLTSQTRHRPQVAIICGSGLGMLADTLKSQNSFAYSDIPGFPQSTVQGHAGRLVFGELNGKTCVCMQGRFHMYEGHSLCKTTFPIRVFKLLGVETLIVTNAAGSLVDGLHIGDIMIIKDHINFPGLVGFNPLTGPNDDKFGPRFPAMSSCYDKGLRCLAMEVAKELDVAGLMQEGVYAMVGGPNFESIAEARLLHCLGVDAVGMSTAPEVVVATHCGMRVFGLSLITNKVGKSYEDSDSVNHEGVLEVGRLRSDTVQKLVTEIIRRMEINNNTNDAV; encoded by the exons atgCACAGCAAAGAACAAATCAG TCACGAGGAATACCAGAAAGCAGCTGATTGGTTGACGTCTCAAACTAGACATCGCCCCCAAGTGGCAATAATATGTGGATCTGGATTGGGCATGCTTGCTGACACCTTGAAGAGTCAGAACTCTTTTGCTTATTCGGACATACCAGGGTTCCCACAGAGCACAG TGCAGGGACATGCAGGTCGGCTAGTTTTTGGGGAACTAAATGGGAAGACATGCGTTTGCATGCAGGGTCGCTTCCACATGTATGAAGGACACTCACTCtgcaag ACCACATTTCCAATAAGAGTTTTTAAGCTCTTGGGTGTAGAGACGCTGATTGTGACGAATGCTGCCGGCTCCTTGGTTGATGGCCTCCATATTGGTGATATCATGATCATCAAAGACCATATTAATTTTCCTGGATTAGTTGGTTTCAACCCTTTGACTGGACCCAATGATGACAA ATTTGGGCCGCGTTTTCCAGCCATGTCAAGTTGCTATGACAAAGGCTTACGTTGCTTGGCAATGGAGGTGGCCAAGGAGCTCGATGTGGCAGGTCTCATGCAGGAGGGTGTATACGCCATGGTTGGTGGGCCCAACTTTGAAAGCATCGCTGAAGCCAGATTGTTGCATTGTCTTGGGGTGGATGCTGTTG GTATGAGTACAGCTCCAGAGGTTGTGGTAGCCACTCACTGTGGAATGAGAGTCTTTGGTCTCTCTCTGATCACAAACAAG gtgGGGAAAAGCTATGAGGACTCAGATAGCGTGAACCATGAGGGTGTGCTGGAGGTTGGCCGGCTGCGTTCTGACACCGTACAGAAGCTGGTGACTGAAATTATCAGGAGGATGGAGATTAACAACAACACCAATGATgctgtttaa